A genomic region of Leptospira brenneri contains the following coding sequences:
- a CDS encoding nucleotidyltransferase family protein, which produces MATVSSLDANSIQNSLKQYKQELDLLGVETIHLFGSVARNEAKLNSDIDFLVKFKPGMKNFDNYINLTFLLEDVFNVKVDLLTADSISGSLKNSVESESVLIEV; this is translated from the coding sequence ATGGCGACAGTCAGTTCCTTAGATGCAAATTCGATTCAAAACTCCTTAAAACAATACAAGCAGGAGCTCGATTTACTAGGTGTTGAAACAATTCACCTTTTTGGATCTGTCGCTAGAAATGAAGCAAAACTAAATAGTGATATTGATTTCCTTGTGAAGTTTAAGCCTGGAATGAAAAATTTTGATAATTACATTAATCTAACATTTCTACTCGAAGATGTTTTTAATGTAAAAGTTGATCTCCTGACGGCTGACTCTATTTCGGGCTCACTTAAAAATTCTGTTGAAAGTGAGTCAGTATTAATTGAAGTCTGA
- a CDS encoding HepT-like ribonuclease domain-containing protein, with amino-acid sequence MKSDIDYIKHIYNEILFIKDELTKTNEASFLNNNVLKRAFVRSIEIIGEASNKLSDSFKKKYNEPEWRKFSATRNHLIHGYFVVDYDIVWDLVKNKIPLLEIQIKEILQKEKTLFD; translated from the coding sequence TTGAAGTCTGATATCGATTATATTAAACATATTTATAACGAAATTTTGTTTATTAAAGATGAATTAACAAAAACTAATGAGGCTTCATTTCTTAACAATAATGTATTAAAACGAGCTTTTGTTAGAAGTATTGAAATCATCGGTGAAGCCTCCAACAAACTTTCCGATTCTTTCAAGAAAAAATATAATGAACCGGAATGGAGAAAATTCTCAGCCACTAGAAACCATTTAATTCATGGTTACTTTGTTGTTGATTATGATATTGTTTGGGATCTCGTTAAAAACAAAATCCCTCTTCTTGAGATTCAGATTAAAGAAATCCTACAAAAAGAAAAAACGCTTTTCGATTAA
- a CDS encoding Lp29 family lipoprotein, translating into MKFLIPILITILGCNSYTSYMVPDSKISTSKPNKKIALIGFMNYEFQMSNDRQGRSYRSSASIDYDNSMKHLFPTGKEVSTFNSNNINNQIGRENCLDLVYEYLNIVKDSGERELKKFIEYNLTPDTSKSSCSVKSNNVDYYILGVPGKPFNSRTNYDESFFGYLKSALSVLTFFLVPSKQAEPVNAYFYVYDSKLNLIERFVYNKKVIITTSWWFNLNENEIEFNDINQSIIKSQENITKEFYFDFNTKY; encoded by the coding sequence ATGAAATTCTTAATACCTATACTTATTACAATATTAGGATGTAACTCGTATACTAGTTACATGGTGCCCGATTCAAAAATAAGCACCTCAAAACCAAACAAAAAAATCGCTTTAATTGGATTTATGAATTACGAATTCCAAATGAGTAACGATAGACAGGGAAGGTCCTATCGGTCTTCCGCATCAATAGATTACGACAATTCAATGAAACACCTTTTCCCAACCGGCAAAGAAGTTTCCACATTCAATTCTAATAACATTAATAATCAAATAGGAAGAGAAAATTGTTTAGATCTTGTTTATGAATATTTAAATATAGTAAAAGACTCTGGAGAAAGAGAATTAAAAAAATTTATCGAATACAATTTAACACCAGATACTTCTAAATCATCATGCTCAGTTAAATCAAATAATGTAGACTATTATATACTCGGAGTCCCAGGCAAACCTTTCAATTCACGGACTAATTATGATGAAAGCTTTTTTGGTTACCTAAAAAGTGCTCTTTCTGTTCTAACATTCTTTTTAGTCCCCTCAAAACAGGCTGAACCTGTAAATGCATATTTCTATGTTTATGATTCTAAGCTAAATCTTATAGAAAGGTTTGTGTACAATAAAAAAGTAATAATTACAACTTCATGGTGGTTTAATTTAAATGAAAACGAAATCGAGTTTAATGATATTAACCAAAGCATAATAAAATCACAAGAAAATATCACTAAAGAATTTTATTTTGACTTTAACACAAAATATTAA
- a CDS encoding nucleotidyltransferase domain-containing protein, with protein sequence MEKELEILKTQIISLVNPLKIILFGSRAIKTAGKNSDYDLLIIMPDGTNKREIAQYLYKNIGNIKISFDIVVATPETLEKYSNIRHLIYFHALKDGLELYAA encoded by the coding sequence ATGGAAAAAGAGCTAGAAATTTTAAAAACCCAGATCATTTCTCTCGTAAATCCATTGAAAATTATCCTTTTTGGATCAAGAGCAATTAAAACGGCAGGAAAGAATAGTGATTATGATCTTCTAATCATTATGCCTGACGGCACTAATAAAAGGGAAATTGCACAATATCTTTATAAAAATATAGGTAATATCAAAATCTCATTTGACATTGTTGTCGCTACTCCCGAAACACTCGAAAAATATTCTAATATCCGACATTTAATTTATTTTCATGCCCTTAAAGATGGTTTAGAACTCTATGCTGCATGA
- a CDS encoding ECs_2282 family putative zinc-binding protein, whose translation MKKEYSRKIELICPLCGSKLFEYDEQKENPDITCISCKKIFKKDELTEANQENFNINLNELHKEATKDIAKDLKDILKKTLGKNKNFKIK comes from the coding sequence ATGAAAAAAGAATATTCTAGAAAAATCGAATTAATTTGTCCTTTATGTGGAAGTAAATTATTTGAATACGACGAACAAAAGGAAAACCCGGATATAACTTGTATTTCCTGCAAAAAGATTTTTAAAAAAGATGAACTGACGGAAGCTAACCAAGAAAATTTTAACATAAATTTAAATGAATTACACAAAGAGGCAACAAAAGATATTGCTAAAGATCTAAAAGATATATTAAAAAAGACTTTAGGAAAGAATAAAAACTTCAAAATAAAGTGA
- a CDS encoding homing endonuclease associated repeat-containing protein has protein sequence MNDFEYIPPKNVPVSDKDLIEDLKKVAFEKNSNVLSHSLYKEFGKFDARTISRRFGTWNKALLIAGLAPGNIRNYSDEELFENVLNIWQHKGYQPTRRDLNLPPSKISQSAYNRRFNSWTNALQQFVNYANESDSSLISIENPREGIRKSNRDPSLRLRFKVLKRDKFKCVKCGANPAKDPEVELHVDHIIPWSKDGETVLENLETLCSNCNIGKSNVH, from the coding sequence ATGAATGACTTCGAATATATTCCACCCAAGAACGTTCCAGTCTCAGATAAAGATCTCATTGAAGATCTTAAAAAGGTGGCCTTTGAGAAGAATTCGAACGTGTTATCTCACAGTCTTTATAAAGAATTTGGTAAATTTGATGCGAGAACAATATCTAGAAGGTTTGGTACTTGGAATAAAGCGTTATTGATTGCAGGATTGGCTCCAGGGAATATTAGAAATTATAGTGATGAAGAGTTATTTGAAAATGTATTGAATATCTGGCAGCATAAGGGCTATCAACCTACTCGACGTGATCTTAATCTACCTCCTTCTAAGATTTCACAAAGTGCATATAATCGAAGATTTAATTCCTGGACAAACGCATTACAACAATTTGTTAATTATGCAAATGAATCAGATTCATCTTTAATTTCTATCGAAAATCCACGGGAAGGTATACGGAAATCTAATCGAGATCCTTCTCTTAGATTGAGATTTAAAGTTCTAAAGAGAGATAAATTTAAATGTGTAAAATGCGGTGCGAACCCAGCAAAAGATCCGGAAGTAGAATTACACGTTGATCATATAATCCCTTGGAGTAAGGATGGGGAAACTGTTTTAGAAAATCTTGAGACTCTTTGTTCAAATTGTAATATAGGGAAAAGCAATGTTCATTAA
- a CDS encoding HEPN domain-containing protein — MLHDDPGSPEAWLIHAKSDLLLAKLGDKNDILLNQLCFHAQQTAEKSLKAVLIKENVEFLFTHNIKTLMLSLPDRIEKPSFFDELAILTDYAVSTRYPGDYEEILNTEYEKAIELAELVFNWANNLIKK, encoded by the coding sequence ATGCTGCATGATGACCCAGGTTCTCCAGAAGCTTGGCTTATTCATGCAAAAAGCGATTTACTCCTGGCTAAACTTGGGGATAAAAATGATATTTTACTAAATCAACTTTGTTTTCATGCTCAACAAACTGCTGAAAAATCTTTAAAAGCTGTTTTGATAAAAGAGAATGTGGAATTTCTATTTACTCACAATATTAAAACTCTAATGCTTTCATTGCCAGATCGAATTGAAAAACCTAGTTTCTTTGATGAACTTGCAATTTTAACAGATTATGCAGTCTCTACTAGATATCCGGGTGATTATGAAGAAATTCTTAATACTGAATATGAAAAGGCAATTGAATTAGCTGAACTTGTTTTTAATTGGGCTAACAATTTAATAAAAAAATAA
- a CDS encoding DUF1801 domain-containing protein: MENFAKKFVAFYKSLSKEELEIVTKLKEITSQFPSLDERISYSVLYYFKNSRICFIWPASIKQGPKTGVQFGFCNGYLIDDKYNVLEKENRKQVYCITYHNPSQIKESVLKEYLQNAIAIDETLYSKKVSR, from the coding sequence ATGGAAAATTTCGCTAAAAAATTTGTTGCTTTTTATAAATCTCTCTCTAAAGAAGAATTAGAAATTGTTACAAAATTGAAGGAAATAACATCTCAATTCCCTAGTTTAGATGAGAGAATTTCTTATTCAGTTCTATATTATTTCAAAAATAGCAGAATCTGTTTTATTTGGCCTGCTTCTATAAAACAAGGTCCAAAAACAGGTGTTCAATTCGGATTTTGTAATGGTTATTTAATAGATGATAAGTATAATGTTCTAGAAAAAGAAAATAGAAAACAAGTTTATTGTATTACCTATCACAATCCTTCTCAAATTAAAGAATCTGTACTCAAAGAATATCTACAAAATGCTATAGCCATAGATGAAACATTATATAGCAAAAAAGTATCTAGATAA